The Biomphalaria glabrata chromosome 13, xgBioGlab47.1, whole genome shotgun sequence sequence tgtggaccagttATGGATAGGAAAGGTGGAGAAATTAGATTGTtgcccatgggcgtagccaggggggggggtcttggggttcaaccccccccccgaaatgaaatccccctccCCGCAGGGGGGAGGGACGGAATTAGGTgaatgatttttgctttcattttgtttattttaggtgagattttaatactaaatcatcacttaccacagcacagccgaggcagttttgagttaaaaaccctctatcagggggttttgagatacaaatccccctaccagggggttttgagatttaaaaaacccctatcagggggttttgagatacaaatccctctaccagggggctttgagtttaaaacccactacagggggttttgaattttaaaccccctaccagaggtttttgcagttaaatccccctcttctataaaacaaaacaaaaaaaatgcaaacaacaattcccaaattccaacagcacagttgaggaagattttgattttaaaaccccctccaaaatttacgataaaccccatcttcaaaataaaaaaagcaaattacacaatcaaaattctatgagcgtagccaaaggggttttgagtttcaaccccctaaccctccagttggggtttgaagctaaaaagtacctcttcaatataaaaaaaagcaaattacacactataaaatctatgagcgtagccaaaggggttttgagtgtaaatcttcctcctccagatggctttttctttaaagtttaaaacccctctagatggttttgagtttagaaattcccctacagagcgtttagagttgaaaacctctctctttaatattattttaaagcaaactatagtgacCGAATTCTTtaatcgtagctaaatggggttttgaattaaaaacaaaacaaaaaactccagagatttcttagtttaaaacccctcaacaaatgatttgacgaaaaaactttccttctcgatataaaatctaaagcgaaatacatgcatgtaattccaagagcgtagtcaagaaaggttacaaatatctaccagtggcttgggctccattaataaagtgtgaatagtcttgtgccgaaattaaaaatcattaaatgtatctcaacaaagatggctaagacagattttaggaatcagtcatagagatcgggtctaaataaaagaaatcatatgccgaactgggagtcgaatccttagtaaggttgtgacagatcGTCGCAtaaggttttgcgggacatgttctcacacaaaatgaactacgcaaaataagaaacagcttgccggaaaatgcgccgaacggcgcgagagggtctaaagtcagtaagaatagcacattaggtttttgaaataaaactttttaatagcaagataatgcactgcagatacctcagaatatgcattttgttggctttcaataccagaaatagtgcccggcttcgccccgcgctgggggagcgctgcgaactcccccagaccccctagctagcatgggcggggagtctacaataaacaataaacgtctttcgtagggtcagaatgtaataaagattaattatgtacacacacacacacacatatatatatatatatatatatatatatataattttttccgagggggggggcggggggcggggggcggggggaatccccccccccccaaaacccttcccgaaaaaaaatcctggctacgcccatgttgttGCCTATTCTATGAACTTTGTGTGATAGCTTTTAAATGgcattttagaaataaaaaaaactagcccCTCAATCCAATACAGTAATTCCTGTGAAAGCAAAGtgattatgaaaatagaaggtttaatAATTATGTATTGATAGTTTTAAATCGTGACATACTTctctacataaaatataaaggggactaattcaaccaATGCAATCAGATCTGTCTAGtattctttctctcccttacttgataaaaataatgttaattaacaatttggttaattatattttattaattttgtttaattcgatttaagaaataataatgcaaaaaaaaaaccaaaaaaaacttGATCTTATTTTGGATGTGTCGAGAAATAAgaattttaccagacagacagacagactgaatgTGTTAATGCAAGCTTTGCAACAAGGAAGTTGTTTTTATTCATCATTAAAACTGACTTGTgtaaatcattattatttaaaaaggacgACTGCAAaccaaagataaaaaaataaaaaaataaaataatatgttgtatttgtaagtttttcaaacatactaaatctctaaataaatattttaaacagttTGACATATTTTTGCTCTTTTCTAGACTAATTTAAGAGTTGTACTAATGTAAAAACAGTTTTTAGTGAAACAATCTCATTATTTATAAGAATATTTGAGTTGTTGTTTCATTTTTACCCTCACTTTTAAAGACTTAAACATTCATCAAAGTGTGAGttttactttctttctctcagttTCATCTCACTAAATGAAACACTGTTCTCAGGTCCAGTTAAACTATACCAGTGCAATCCTTGGCCTAATGTTTTACTTCCCCATTTCCCGTTAAGAGAGTAAGGATGACAATTATTGTACCACCAAGCACCTGAATAGTGTTGTGCACAGTTCCAACTCTTCTTGTCATTATCTCTATCAAAAGTACTAAAGagaatgtttttattataaaataagcCATCACCAGCATTTCCTGAATAGTGCCCTATCTCTAGTTTACATTTCTCAGTCTCAATCAATACTTTAAAGTTTTCGTACTGCTCAAAGTATGTCTTGttgttatattctaaatctattctAAAATCATATTGTCCAGTAGAAGTTATTTTCATTCCCCAGATAAAATTCTCCAATGTTGAAATCTCCAAAGCCGTTACGATACTCCTTCCAGCCTCTATAGAAATCTACTTTACCGTTGATTCTTTTCTGAAAGATGATCCATCCACCGCCGTCTGTCTTGGTGTCACACATGACCTTTAACCCCGATGACAGTATCACAATGATACGAGCTTGAAAACTGTGTACGTGAAGACAGGACGTAGTcgtaagtaaaatatttttttcaactgtttgttagaaagaaaatagaaaaaatgtaaatttagttAACCCGTTTTCTTAACATATCCTttacacataaataaacaattttcaTACATATACCGATTATGGGCTCGCATTTTCATATAATTTTATTAGATAATTCTAAATGAGCAATCAAATTATGGTCTGCCCTTGGTttcttaatttcgggatctttgggcgcctgcTTCCACCCAACTGTAATAGGAACCTTACATAAGTcggggtaaagtaaaggcagttggtcgttgtgttggcaaCATGCCAACCGTAGGTAACAGAAACAAATGATATTTAACGTAAACACAGCAAGATTTGAAAGAAgaactctatttttttaaaattaaattatggtcAAGAACTGCCAATATAAAATCAACTATCGCAAGACGCCATCTACATCTCATAGAGCCTCAATTAATTGTTGCACTCTTTTAAATCGTTTGAGGTTTTTGTAGTCCCTTGGTGGTCTATTTAACACAATTTGTGAATCACTGTTTTAAAGTTTGATTTAAGAATGCTATCGAAATTTTACTACATATTTAAGCTTTAAGGTATTTGTATGCATCCAATCCATACCATTGAGGGAAGTACTATTTAGTCAAGTAATTTTGAGCTTTTTAATCGGCGCTATTATGTCGTTGGCTAAtgtatattgttacgtatttgtgaatcttctggctagatgtattagttggcacacaaataaaaacacagcaaagaacttgacgactaaactttcagtttcatataactttattgactattaactctaacgaTTCGTcaatgtaacatgtagcgtagaagactgtacaatatctgtcagtttacagttagctatacttcgttgcaattcatctcttctcaacttgcatcgagccgtattccacagaacagaccaacgacacacttctcagtgtcgctccaggtctccctaAGCtaaaccaagtcgtactcaagtctaccgaatcagagccgcacacgtcttacatcgactgtatcgactgtaacggctcaagtccactgtagttcgctgtatagactttaacgacagtagtccactccagttaactataccctagttaacttgcatcgagtcgtacacatttcactTCCACTAGaaccgcacacgtcttacattgtctgtatcgactgtcacggctcactcacgactccatacgactgactttcacattaactctctggcttatatagagtccctaatcgctcctccaacgttgcacaaacactgctagtatcctttgaaataacacgtgaggaaacgtcacatcctgtcgttgtttatacatgtcgattccagagaacacctgctgcagtgtcatctcgccgaggtcactcATAATGACCTTTGTCTGTCACTGTTTATTCGTAACAGTGctcccttcttagatctgttcgtcctctggaataacacgtgaggtcACGTCACATCATGTGTTATAcgcatagattccagagaacactggctgctgtgtcatctcgctggggtcacacgttgacctctacttgtcactgttcatttgtaacaatatttatgATCCAAGCTAGATATATTGTCtacaacaaaacatttagacCGAGATAAATCAACGTCTTAAAGACACACTTTAACTCGCTAATGTCCAATAAGTGAAGTCCTACATGCAAacatgactgcctggtcgtgctgtatgcgcgctggactgtcgtttgattTTCTCGATGGTCCAGGCTTGATACCCTGTCCGcccccattccccgtcgtcttGTAAGAGGTTTGAACTAGTATGTAAATTAttaactctgaaagaacatctgaaacatttaaaGCATTTTAGAAACATTCATTTAGTCATAAGCTAAATCTACTATTTAAAGCATTGCTTGAATGCAAGCTCCTTTTTTCccttaatttttaataattttgttgttaaatatacattttgattTAATTTAAATCTGATCTCTCTCACTAGTATACACGTAAATGGGCGTGCACGTTCTCCATTGATCTTATGTGGTCTAGTGCAACATTTCTAAAACACTATCGTACCATTGACAATGTTAAACTCTATGAACTTAAAAGTTTACTACCAGCGAATCTAAATCATAGTTGTAAGTTTCTTTaactttcact is a genomic window containing:
- the LOC129922557 gene encoding fibrinogen C domain-containing protein 1-like, producing the protein MCDTKTDGGGWIIFQKRINGKVDFYRGWKEYRNGFGDFNIGEFYLGNENTFDRDNDKKSWNCAQHYSGAWWYNNCHPYSLNGKWGSKTLGQGLHWYSLTGPENSVSFSEMKLRERK